CTATAATTTTCTTCCCACCCAATATCTTCAGAAGAATAACCCATATCTTTAAGACTGATTGAGATTCTGTCGCGAGGAAAACATTGCCAATAAAGATAGCCATCCCCTTCTTTAGGTAAAAAAGGTGGTGGTTTTATACCTATTTTATAGGTATCTAAATCTTTCTCATTTAGTATCCCATAATCATTCGTCAAAACTGAATAGGGATATTTTTTTCTTATAGGTGCTGTGATTGCTGCTGAACTACAAGAAAATACAATTAATAATATTAATACAAAAGCTACTTTGATTTTCATTTTATGACTCTTGTAATTTCTTATAAAAAGAACGAAATTTCGGCATTTCATTGTAAGGATCTGGGTTATGATGGGGATCTTTGTTTTCAACAATAGCTTTGAGTATTCCTTTATATTCAGCTACTGCATCATCCCATGTTGCAGTATGATGCAATCGCTCTCTTGCTGTTGTCTTTTTTGTAAATAACCAACGAATGCCCACACAAATATTAGCTGAAGGATCCATTATTTCTTTGTGTGTGATATGAATTAAGTGATCTTTAATCTCCCCTTTATGCGCTCCGATTATTTTCAAAGTGCTCTCCGTAATTTGCATCAAACCACAAGCATGCCCTATTTTTTTATTTTTTTCTGTGGTGCTTTGCGGGGTATCTTGTTCTGGCCGAAAGCTTGATTCGCTCGCAATAAGTGCTTTCACTAAATTAGGATCAAGAGGCTCTTGAGGATGAAAAATGTCGTTCCAATAGTGCACCCAGCCACGGATGTGCAAATCAAATTCGTCTGCTCTAGGAAATTTCGTCAAAACGCCAGCCTTTGGGGCACCAACTAAACCTAAAAAATGAGTTTTGGCAATAATCTGAAGTTCATCGTAGGACAATACATCTTTATGTGAAGGGTTATCAGCACAATGTGCATGCCTTGTTACTACCTGCCCTTCAGGATGTTTTTTACTTGGAGGAATATGGAGTACGTGAGTTCGCACATAATGCTTACCTATTGGACAAACGCGCCAAGGATGTGCTTTATCCTTTATATCCTCTGGAAGCTCTATTTCCTTGATCACATCTGAATCAGTTTGGTCAATTGTCATATATGAATCCTTTATTCAACGCTAAAAAAAAGGAGCATAATATGTATTGTGCTCATGCTAAAAACTCCCTGTAGGATGGGGTCAAATCTTCGAAAGGCATACTAAGCAGCCTCTTCAATATCAAAATCAGGAAAAAGTATCACAGCTGGATGAACTTTTAGTGCTCTTGCAAGAACAACTGCACTTCCACGTCCCATTTGCCTAGCGTTACTTTCCAAAGCTGAAATATTCGATTGATTAATGCCAGTTTTCTGAGCCAGCTCAAGCTGGGTTAAACCTTGTAACTCACGAAGTATTTTTAGCGCTTCCCCAGGTGTGATATGAGCATGCACTCTTGCTCTCAAAAAATCTTTTTTATCAATTTTCATAAAAAACCTCACTAATACTTATGAGCATTAATATCTATCACATAAACCTTAAGCTCTTCATTCTCAGCCTTTATGAGATTTTATCTATACATTTAAAGCATTTTTAAAATTTGGCTTTTCATTATATTATCTCTCATGCTTTCTAATTCCTTGATCAAATAATAAATGCTCGTTCAATATTACGAACTGAGGAGTAACGGACTCTTCTTCCAACGATCCAATTTTTCTAAATCGATCTCATATTCCTTAATTAATCCAAGAATAATTTCTTTGGTATAAATTATTTTGGAGTTCTCAAAGAAACGTGGCACTACATTTCCACCTGAAAGTTTAATTAATTGACATTCCCTCCCCTGAAAAAAATCAAAAACTGTAAGAGAATTATTGTAGGAATAAGCTTGTAGTGAATCGAAAATGTCGCAGGGCTCAATCCACTCCTGTATTGCAAAGTATCTAGAATTCACAGACCAAATGGCTGAATCGTTAAAAGACCGATCAATTAAGATCGAGCCATTTAAAGATAATTTATATATCACCCTATCTGTTCTAGTAACATAATGAAGCTTTAATAAAATATTATAAATGTTATCAGGAGATTTATAAGTGATGACTTGGCTAGTCATTATTAGTTTCCTAAAAAATTAGAACCGTTTCAGAATTTAATAAGTTTACCTAATTTACAAAAAATATTAGTAGAATTTTTTTTACCACGAAATTTGACACTAGGCAGCATTCTTAGTAATTAATTTAATGGTCTTAAGTTTTTTATTTATCTTTTTCTTCCTTTCTTCTAAATCATAATCTGATTGCAATCCAAGCCAAAAACCTTCACTTGTACCAAGTGCCTTTGAGAGTCTTAAATCAGTATCCGCTGTAATTGCACGAATACCATGCACAATTTCATTAATTCTTCTTGGAGAAACGTCAATATCACGTCCCAATTTATTTTGGCTAATATCAAGAGGACGTAAAAATTCCTCTAAAAGTATTTCGCCTGGGTGAACATTTTTAAGTTTAGCCATTTTCTTAACCTCTTTAATGATAATCTTCAATAATAACGTCATCAACATTACCGCTGATCCACTTAAAACAGATACGCCATTGATTATTAATTCGAATACTGTGCTCCCCTGCTCTATCTCCCTTTAACAACTCTAATCTATTATTAGGAGGAATACGTAAATCAGATAATTGCTTTGCGTTGTTTAACATACGCAACTTACGTCTCGCTACTTGCTGTATATCTGTGGGCAAGCGACGAGATATGACTCCTTGCCAAATTTTTTCAGTTTCCTTGCATTTAAATTTTATTATCATGAATTGATTATAACGCGCGGCGACATATAACGCAATGTGTTATAGCTAAAAATTTGGAATATTTCCTATGCAAAATACCCCCATGACTGATAGGTAATGTTTTTTAATGGAGCCGACCTGGTTTAAGCTGAAGTGCAGATGAAGTGCACGATGAATGCACTTCAATGTCCCTCAGTGTTAAAGCATAAACAAAGAAAAGATTTTTAAGACTTTGATTTTTTATTACTATTTGTTTATGGGGGTTTACCGAAGTTGATGGGTTTACACTGGCAAAGAAGTACCTTTATACCCTCCTAAGGGATAGGTCGCCGGTTCGAATCCGGCTCGGGGCGCATTAATATCCCAAAGCTCTTAAAGTCAAAGATGCTCTTATGTTTCCCACGAAGCCTTTATTCGAACCGGCAAGGTTCGGCAAAAATGCAGGAAAGCATTTTTGGACGTTTGCATAGAAAACGCCCCGAAGGGGTGAAGGCCAGGATGGCCTGAATCAATCCGGCTCGGGGCGCATTAATATCCCAAAGCTCTTAAAGTCAAAGATGCTCTTATGTTTCCCACGAAGCCTTTATTCGAACCGGCAAGGTTCGACAAAAATGCAGGAAAGCATTTTTGGACGTTTGCATAGAAAACGCCCCGAAGGGGTGAAGGCCAGGATGGCCTGAATCAATCCTGTTCGGGGCGCCAGTGTTATCAATGACTTACGAATAAAACCGCAAAATTGCTAAGTACAAATCCTCCTCGTAAGTCCACCGTAAGACCAAAATGTAATGAACTAACTTCCCTATTTGGGTTAAAAATCGATGTAGTGACACTCAATTACCAAGGTATTAGACTTTATTTTTTCGAATCTAATTGAAGGTAGAAATTATGGTTACAAAGGAAAAAGGATTAATACAAGGCAAAGGAGGAAAAGCCCCTAAAAAACAATT
The nucleotide sequence above comes from Gammaproteobacteria bacterium. Encoded proteins:
- a CDS encoding transglycosylase SLT domain-containing protein; this encodes MTIDQTDSDVIKEIELPEDIKDKAHPWRVCPIGKHYVRTHVLHIPPSKKHPEGQVVTRHAHCADNPSHKDVLSYDELQIIAKTHFLGLVGAPKAGVLTKFPRADEFDLHIRGWVHYWNDIFHPQEPLDPNLVKALIASESSFRPEQDTPQSTTEKNKKIGHACGLMQITESTLKIIGAHKGEIKDHLIHITHKEIMDPSANICVGIRWLFTKKTTARERLHHTATWDDAVAEYKGILKAIVENKDPHHNPDPYNEMPKFRSFYKKLQES
- a CDS encoding helix-turn-helix transcriptional regulator; translated protein: MKIDKKDFLRARVHAHITPGEALKILRELQGLTQLELAQKTGINQSNISALESNARQMGRGSAVVLARALKVHPAVILFPDFDIEEAA
- a CDS encoding HigA family addiction module antidote protein, with the protein product MAKLKNVHPGEILLEEFLRPLDISQNKLGRDIDVSPRRINEIVHGIRAITADTDLRLSKALGTSEGFWLGLQSDYDLEERKKKINKKLKTIKLITKNAA
- a CDS encoding type II toxin-antitoxin system RelE/ParE family toxin, which gives rise to MIIKFKCKETEKIWQGVISRRLPTDIQQVARRKLRMLNNAKQLSDLRIPPNNRLELLKGDRAGEHSIRINNQWRICFKWISGNVDDVIIEDYH